A DNA window from Flavisolibacter ginsenosidimutans contains the following coding sequences:
- a CDS encoding acyl carrier protein phosphodiesterase, translating into MNYLAHAYLSFNEPHILVGNMISDFVKGRQKSLYAASVQKGIQLHRFIDAFTDDHPVTAKAKQIFRPQYRLYSGPIMDVVYDHFLASDENVFPNDSLLSFTHGVYQTLEEETIHLPQRFLPVLTYMKMENWLYHYRTTDGIYKSLRGLIRRAAFISDSQPALELLLKHYDELRNYYEEFFPAVKQTTKQKLAELLA; encoded by the coding sequence ATGAATTACCTCGCCCATGCGTATCTGTCGTTTAACGAGCCGCACATTTTGGTGGGAAATATGATTTCGGATTTTGTAAAAGGAAGGCAGAAATCTTTATATGCGGCAAGCGTTCAAAAGGGAATTCAGTTGCACCGCTTCATTGACGCCTTCACCGACGATCATCCCGTTACCGCAAAAGCCAAGCAAATCTTCCGGCCACAGTATCGTTTGTACAGCGGACCAATCATGGACGTTGTGTACGATCATTTTCTGGCAAGCGATGAAAATGTTTTTCCCAATGATTCGCTTCTTTCCTTCACCCACGGTGTCTACCAAACATTGGAAGAAGAAACGATTCACCTGCCACAACGTTTTTTGCCTGTGCTCACGTACATGAAGATGGAAAACTGGCTTTATCATTACCGCACCACCGACGGCATTTACAAAAGCCTGCGCGGATTAATAAGACGGGCCGCTTTTATCAGCGACAGTCAGCCGGCCCTTGAGTTGTTGCTGAAACATTACGACGAGTTGCGGAATTATTACGAAGAATTCTTTCCCGCTGTTAAACAAACGACAAAACAAAAACTCGCCGAACTTCTCGCCTGA
- a CDS encoding DUF2911 domain-containing protein encodes MNKLFFLCSLAFAQVCFAQTSVTNVMPATTASPSVKLPQLDKSPMDMAYYPDNYPVLKIQDKVTEPLVARVVYSRPQKEGRVIFGGLIEYGKVWRLGANEATEIELYRDVKIKDKKLSKGRYTLYALPTETQWTIIFNKDLDTWGAFKYDEKKDVLRVDVPVQKNSPATEAFTIVFTKSATGADMLMAWDEAKVTLPFTFK; translated from the coding sequence ATGAACAAACTTTTTTTTCTCTGTAGTCTCGCCTTTGCGCAAGTTTGTTTTGCGCAAACATCCGTTACGAACGTTATGCCCGCAACCACCGCATCGCCTTCCGTAAAGTTGCCGCAATTAGACAAGTCGCCGATGGATATGGCTTATTACCCCGACAATTACCCGGTGCTGAAAATTCAGGATAAAGTAACGGAGCCTTTGGTGGCAAGAGTGGTTTACAGCCGTCCGCAAAAAGAAGGAAGAGTGATTTTTGGCGGACTGATTGAGTACGGAAAAGTATGGCGGCTGGGTGCGAACGAAGCAACGGAAATTGAACTCTATCGCGATGTAAAGATTAAAGACAAGAAATTGTCGAAGGGACGTTACACGCTTTATGCGCTGCCTACCGAAACGCAATGGACCATCATCTTCAACAAGGACCTTGACACTTGGGGCGCCTTTAAATACGATGAAAAGAAAGACGTTTTGCGGGTAGATGTGCCGGTGCAAAAGAACAGTCCGGCAACCGAAGCTTTTACAATTGTATTCACCAAATCCGCTACCGGCGCCGACATGCTGATGGCTTGGGACGAAGCGAAGGTGACGCTTCCGTTCACGTTTAAATAA
- a CDS encoding glutathione peroxidase — MTLRQRILKLVYPLFLLARRNTAKVHLIQGKPVVPPVSFYSLSVTLNNGKEFSFNNLRGKKVLLVNTASDCGYTPQYAELQKLYQHSKEDLEIIAFPANDFKEQEKGSDEEIAKFCSVNYGVSFPLAKKTMVVKNEAQHPVFRWLTSKEKNGWNDRLPSWNFAKYLVNEEGVLTHCFEPAVSPLSTEIIAAIHA, encoded by the coding sequence ATGACGCTACGTCAACGAATTTTAAAGCTGGTTTATCCGCTTTTTCTTTTGGCAAGACGAAACACGGCCAAAGTGCACTTAATTCAAGGCAAGCCGGTTGTACCGCCGGTTTCGTTTTACTCGCTTTCAGTCACTTTGAACAACGGCAAGGAGTTCTCGTTTAATAATTTGAGAGGAAAGAAAGTATTGCTGGTAAACACAGCCAGCGACTGCGGTTACACGCCGCAGTACGCCGAACTCCAAAAATTGTATCAACATTCAAAAGAAGACTTGGAGATCATCGCCTTTCCGGCAAACGATTTTAAAGAGCAGGAGAAAGGCAGCGACGAAGAGATTGCGAAGTTTTGTTCGGTTAATTACGGCGTTAGTTTTCCACTAGCGAAGAAAACGATGGTTGTGAAAAACGAAGCGCAGCATCCGGTGTTCCGCTGGCTTACGTCAAAAGAAAAAAACGGCTGGAACGACCGGCTGCCTTCGTGGAATTTTGCCAAATACCTTGTGAACGAAGAAGGAGTACTCACACATTGTTTCGAACCCGCTGTTTCGCCACTGAGCACCGAAATCATTGCCGCCATCCATGCGTGA
- a CDS encoding CBU_0592 family membrane protein: protein MTSSDWIGTVGVFLILVAYFCSTFGWMSSQSKIFFALNTIGAAMTCFASYLIRYWPFCVLEGTWAIVSLIGWIKAKE from the coding sequence ATGACAAGCAGCGACTGGATCGGAACGGTAGGCGTATTTCTCATTTTGGTAGCGTATTTCTGCAGCACCTTTGGTTGGATGTCGTCGCAAAGCAAAATCTTTTTCGCCCTGAACACAATCGGCGCAGCCATGACTTGCTTTGCCTCTTACCTGATTCGTTACTGGCCGTTCTGCGTGCTGGAAGGAACGTGGGCAATCGTTTCCCTTATTGGCTGGATTAAAGCAAAAGAATGA
- a CDS encoding alpha/beta fold hydrolase — MNVYFISGLGADRRAFERIQLPPEFSVHYLDWIAPHKAESLEDYAVRLGNGIDTSKPFALVGLSMGGMIASVLSQKLHPQKTILISSVACVAEFPKLFKFARHVPLYKIVPLWLLRKPNLLVHWMFGARSKNEKRLMDYIITNTQPAFVRWAMHAIIRWGQKERPKNLFHIHGSADKILPVKYTKADCIIDRGSHFMVWTRAGEVSRRLADVLSSTHSLSH; from the coding sequence ATGAACGTGTATTTCATCAGCGGGCTTGGCGCCGACAGGCGAGCGTTTGAACGGATACAATTGCCGCCGGAATTTTCCGTTCATTACCTTGATTGGATTGCACCACACAAGGCTGAATCGCTGGAAGATTACGCGGTGCGGTTAGGCAATGGCATTGATACGTCAAAACCCTTCGCGCTTGTGGGCTTGTCCATGGGCGGCATGATTGCTTCGGTGCTTTCGCAAAAACTTCATCCGCAAAAAACAATTCTGATTTCAAGTGTAGCTTGCGTAGCGGAGTTTCCGAAGCTTTTCAAATTTGCCCGCCACGTTCCGCTTTACAAGATTGTACCGCTGTGGCTCTTGCGCAAACCCAATCTGCTGGTGCATTGGATGTTTGGCGCACGGTCAAAGAATGAAAAGCGGTTGATGGATTATATCATTACCAACACACAACCGGCTTTTGTACGCTGGGCAATGCACGCCATCATTCGCTGGGGCCAAAAAGAACGGCCGAAAAATCTTTTTCACATTCACGGCAGCGCTGATAAAATTCTACCGGTTAAATACACCAAAGCCGATTGCATCATTGACCGTGGCTCGCATTTCATGGTGTGGACAAGAGCTGGCGAAGTGTCCAGGCGATTGGCAGATGTCTTGTCGTCAACACATTCACTTTCCCATTAG
- a CDS encoding phosphatidylserine decarboxylase family protein, giving the protein MKIHKEGFRTIVISTFVAAAIIVLTVLLVMPAYPILGWITVMAILGLLVFILSFFRIPARDYSDGEDVIVAPCDGTVVVIEEVQADEYFKDRRLQLSIFMSPLNVHVNRNPVSGEVMYSEYHKGKYLVAWHPKSSTENERHSVVYKSGGKELLVKQIAGALAKRIVNYLKPGDNVKQAEEMGFIKFGSRVDLLLPIGTKIEVNMNQKVKGGVTVLARW; this is encoded by the coding sequence ATGAAAATTCACAAAGAAGGATTCAGAACCATCGTCATCAGCACCTTCGTTGCGGCGGCGATCATTGTGTTAACGGTATTGCTGGTGATGCCTGCTTATCCCATCCTCGGCTGGATTACGGTGATGGCAATTTTAGGCTTGCTGGTTTTTATTCTTTCGTTCTTTCGCATACCTGCCCGTGATTATTCTGATGGCGAAGACGTCATCGTTGCACCCTGCGACGGCACGGTGGTGGTGATTGAAGAAGTGCAGGCCGACGAATATTTTAAAGACCGCCGTTTGCAGCTTTCCATTTTTATGAGCCCGCTGAACGTACACGTAAACCGCAACCCGGTGAGCGGCGAGGTGATGTACAGCGAATATCACAAAGGAAAATACTTAGTGGCCTGGCATCCAAAATCATCCACGGAAAACGAACGCCATTCGGTTGTTTACAAATCGGGCGGAAAAGAATTGCTGGTAAAGCAAATTGCCGGCGCATTGGCCAAGCGCATTGTCAACTACTTAAAGCCCGGCGACAACGTAAAGCAGGCCGAAGAAATGGGCTTCATCAAATTTGGTTCAAGGGTTGATTTGCTCCTGCCCATCGGCACCAAAATCGAAGTGAACATGAACCAGAAAGTAAAAGGCGGCGTAACTGTGCTGGCGCGGTGGTGA
- a CDS encoding YjjG family noncanonical pyrimidine nucleotidase, producing MKYKHLFFDLDHTLWDFDANARASLMQLHVDLNLPEKGIHDFDAFYRNYLVHNENLWAKYRAGQIKQDELRLKRMWLALLDFKIADEALAKQMNELFLQLLPTRTLLFPDTKEVLQYLREKSYGLHIITNGFDEVQHSKLKSSGLDEFFKVVVTSEGSNSLKPQKEIFEYALNKTGARVEESLMIGDAVDVDVLGALGVGMDAVHVNYHHAEQEVEPTYTVYHLKELKDFL from the coding sequence ATGAAATACAAGCATCTCTTCTTCGACCTTGATCACACGCTTTGGGACTTTGATGCCAACGCCAGAGCTTCGCTCATGCAGCTTCACGTTGATTTGAATCTGCCCGAAAAAGGCATTCACGATTTTGATGCCTTTTACCGGAATTATCTTGTACACAACGAAAACCTTTGGGCCAAATACCGGGCCGGCCAGATCAAGCAAGATGAACTGCGGCTGAAAAGAATGTGGCTGGCATTGCTTGACTTTAAGATTGCCGATGAAGCCCTGGCCAAACAAATGAACGAACTGTTTTTGCAACTGCTTCCTACGCGAACGCTTCTTTTTCCCGATACGAAAGAAGTGCTGCAATACCTGCGTGAAAAAAGCTACGGCCTGCACATCATCACCAACGGCTTTGACGAAGTGCAGCACAGCAAGTTGAAAAGTTCGGGGCTTGATGAATTTTTTAAAGTGGTGGTCACCTCGGAAGGCAGCAACAGTTTGAAGCCGCAAAAAGAAATTTTTGAATACGCACTAAACAAAACGGGAGCAAGGGTAGAAGAAAGCCTGATGATTGGCGATGCGGTTGACGTGGATGTGTTGGGCGCCTTGGGCGTGGGCATGGATGCGGTGCACGTAAATTATCATCATGCCGAACAAGAAGTAGAGCCAACCTATACGGTTTACCATTTAAAAGAACTGAAAGACTTTTTATAA
- a CDS encoding SDR family oxidoreductase gives MNAVITGASRGIGKALAEIFALHGYNLFLCSKTESHLLQTIEELKTKFPAVSVDGKALDIGQKEKAILFSEWVLNNADSIDVLINNTGTFIQGNVSDEPDGALEEMLNVNLFSAYHTTRTLLPKMKAQKSGHIFTMCSIASLAAYLGGGAYSISKFALLGFAKNLRAELKEHGIKVTAVIPGAVYTDSWKGSGILEQRIMQADDVAKMIFAATQLSPQAVVEDIVLRPQLGDL, from the coding sequence ATGAATGCCGTCATCACCGGAGCATCGCGTGGCATTGGAAAAGCCCTGGCCGAAATTTTTGCCCTGCACGGCTACAATCTTTTTCTCTGTTCCAAAACCGAAAGTCATCTTTTGCAAACCATCGAAGAATTAAAAACAAAGTTTCCTGCCGTAAGCGTTGACGGCAAGGCACTCGACATCGGCCAAAAAGAAAAAGCAATCCTGTTCAGTGAATGGGTGCTGAACAATGCCGATTCGATTGATGTGCTTATCAACAACACCGGCACGTTTATTCAAGGCAATGTTTCCGACGAACCCGACGGTGCGCTGGAAGAAATGCTGAACGTAAACCTCTTCAGTGCTTATCACACCACGCGAACCTTGTTGCCAAAAATGAAAGCGCAAAAAAGCGGTCACATTTTCACCATGTGCTCCATCGCAAGTTTGGCGGCGTATCTCGGCGGCGGTGCTTACAGCATCAGCAAGTTTGCCTTGCTGGGCTTCGCCAAAAACCTTCGTGCGGAGTTAAAAGAACACGGCATAAAAGTCACGGCCGTTATTCCCGGCGCGGTTTATACCGATTCGTGGAAAGGCAGCGGTATTTTGGAACAACGCATCATGCAAGCAGACGATGTGGCAAAGATGATTTTTGCCGCCACACAACTTTCGCCGCAGGCCGTTGTGGAAGACATTGTGCTAAGGCCGCAACTGGGCGATTTATGA
- a CDS encoding lamin tail domain-containing protein, whose protein sequence is MSKTNLLLLLLCGCLCAKAQTAARYDMVITEIMADPTPVVGLPNAEYIEIRNVSSTAFNLSGWKLSDATSTATITASFVLQPDSVVVLCSNSNVAAFSVYGRTIGVASFPSLDNEGDVLTLRSPQNKVIHCVAYTSDWYGNEAKKDGGWSLEMIDAKNPCGGKENWKASINNLGGTPGKTNSVNGTNTDATPPQLKRAYTPDSLNIVLLFNEPLDSSSGAAVSNYSINGLSIASALSVASQFNAVQLKLNSPLQPSTIYTITASNVTDCKGNAIGAYNKTRIGLPQTPISNDAVINEILFNPKSPGSDYVEVYNRSKKIIDASKLYVANRSSGGLVASLKKISEDPFYLFPDDYLVVTEDASVLKGQYFVKNEDALLQLSSLPSYPDDKGNVVLIDLNGTIVDEVVYNKDWQFGLINDDEGVALERIDPGAASQSKNNWHSAAATAGYGTPTYKNSQYKRPEDVKATIDVSPKIFSPDNDGRDDIADVNYKVEEPGYVANVFIFDASGRLVRQLVKNDLLGLKGSWIWDGLGENHTKLSIGTYVVLTEIFNLQGKKKSFKQAVVLARQLN, encoded by the coding sequence ATGTCCAAAACTAACCTGCTGCTGCTTTTGCTGTGCGGTTGCCTTTGCGCAAAGGCGCAAACCGCCGCCCGTTATGATATGGTCATCACCGAAATTATGGCTGACCCGACGCCGGTGGTTGGCCTGCCAAACGCAGAATACATCGAGATTAGAAATGTTTCGTCTACCGCTTTTAATTTGAGTGGATGGAAATTAAGCGACGCAACAAGTACGGCTACAATTACCGCTTCGTTTGTTTTACAACCCGACAGCGTCGTGGTTCTTTGCAGCAACAGCAATGTGGCTGCGTTTTCCGTTTATGGAAGGACAATCGGCGTTGCTTCCTTTCCCTCTCTGGACAATGAAGGCGATGTGCTCACACTCCGTTCGCCGCAGAACAAAGTCATTCATTGCGTAGCCTACACAAGCGATTGGTACGGCAACGAAGCAAAGAAAGACGGCGGCTGGAGTTTGGAAATGATTGACGCAAAAAATCCCTGCGGCGGAAAAGAAAACTGGAAAGCAAGCATCAACAATTTGGGTGGCACGCCGGGAAAAACTAATTCGGTAAACGGAACAAACACCGATGCAACACCGCCGCAACTGAAAAGAGCATATACCCCGGATAGTTTGAATATTGTTTTGTTGTTTAACGAACCGCTTGATAGCTCGTCGGGTGCAGCGGTTTCAAATTATTCCATTAATGGATTAAGCATTGCTTCGGCTTTAAGCGTTGCATCGCAATTCAACGCGGTACAACTAAAACTGAATTCACCCTTGCAACCATCAACGATTTACACGATAACCGCATCCAACGTTACCGATTGCAAAGGCAACGCCATCGGTGCTTATAACAAAACAAGGATTGGTTTACCGCAAACACCAATTTCAAACGATGCAGTGATAAACGAAATTCTTTTCAACCCAAAATCACCCGGCAGCGATTACGTTGAAGTTTACAACCGCAGCAAAAAAATTATTGACGCTTCAAAACTTTACGTTGCCAACAGAAGCAGTGGCGGCCTAGTTGCATCGTTAAAGAAAATAAGCGAAGACCCGTTCTATCTTTTTCCGGATGATTATCTTGTTGTAACGGAAGATGCTTCGGTTTTGAAAGGCCAATACTTTGTAAAGAACGAAGACGCTTTGTTGCAGCTTTCTTCCCTTCCGTCTTATCCCGATGACAAAGGCAACGTTGTTTTGATAGACCTGAACGGAACCATCGTTGACGAAGTGGTTTATAACAAGGATTGGCAGTTTGGTTTAATCAACGATGATGAAGGCGTTGCATTGGAAAGAATTGACCCCGGTGCCGCTTCGCAAAGCAAAAACAACTGGCACTCGGCGGCGGCAACCGCTGGCTACGGGACACCGACGTATAAGAACTCACAATACAAACGGCCAGAAGACGTAAAAGCAACGATAGACGTTTCACCCAAAATATTTTCGCCGGATAACGATGGCCGTGATGACATTGCCGACGTCAATTACAAAGTAGAAGAACCTGGATACGTTGCCAACGTTTTCATCTTTGACGCAAGTGGACGATTGGTAAGGCAATTGGTAAAAAATGATTTACTCGGTTTAAAAGGAAGTTGGATTTGGGATGGTCTTGGCGAGAACCACACCAAACTATCCATCGGTACGTACGTTGTGCTTACCGAGATTTTTAACCTGCAAGGGAAGAAGAAAAGTTTTAAGCAGGCCGTTGTTTTGGCGAGGCAGTTGAACTAA
- a CDS encoding aspartate-semialdehyde dehydrogenase, translated as MKVAVVGATGLVGTKMLQVLAERNFPVDELIPVASEKSVGKEVEFKGKKYKVVSMQDAIALKPAVALFSAGGSTSLEWAPKFAEAGITVIDNSSAWRMDPAKPLVVPEVNANVLSADDKIIANPNCSTIQMVVALQPLHKKYGIKRVVVSTYQSVTGTGKKAVDQLNNERDGKEGEMAYKYPIDLNVIPQIDVFLDNGYTKEEMKMVNETKKIMGDDSIRVTSTTVRIPVVGGHSESVNIEFEADFDLAEVKQLLSEAPGIVVQDEPSQQLYPMPLWAHEKDEVFVGRIRRDETQPNTLNMWIVSDNLRKGAATNAVQIAEYLLEKGILQKEAELSAAIS; from the coding sequence ATGAAAGTTGCAGTCGTTGGTGCCACCGGTCTTGTGGGCACAAAAATGTTACAGGTTCTTGCCGAAAGAAATTTTCCTGTTGATGAACTCATTCCCGTTGCTTCCGAAAAATCGGTGGGCAAGGAGGTGGAGTTTAAAGGAAAAAAATACAAGGTCGTAAGTATGCAGGATGCCATTGCGCTGAAACCCGCCGTGGCTTTGTTTTCTGCCGGTGGCAGCACCTCGCTTGAGTGGGCGCCGAAATTTGCCGAAGCCGGCATTACGGTGATTGACAATTCTTCCGCCTGGCGCATGGACCCGGCAAAACCTTTGGTTGTTCCGGAAGTAAATGCGAACGTCTTATCTGCTGATGACAAGATCATTGCCAATCCAAATTGCTCGACTATTCAAATGGTAGTGGCGCTACAACCGCTGCACAAAAAATACGGCATCAAACGCGTGGTGGTTTCTACTTATCAAAGTGTAACCGGCACGGGCAAAAAAGCCGTTGACCAATTGAACAACGAACGCGATGGCAAGGAAGGAGAGATGGCCTACAAGTATCCAATTGACTTGAACGTGATTCCGCAAATCGATGTCTTCCTCGACAACGGCTACACCAAAGAGGAAATGAAAATGGTGAATGAAACCAAAAAAATCATGGGCGATGATTCCATTCGCGTCACCTCAACCACCGTTCGCATTCCCGTTGTTGGTGGCCACAGCGAAAGCGTGAACATTGAGTTTGAGGCCGATTTCGATTTAGCCGAAGTAAAGCAACTCTTAAGCGAAGCACCCGGCATTGTTGTGCAAGACGAACCTTCGCAACAACTTTATCCCATGCCTTTGTGGGCGCACGAAAAAGACGAAGTTTTTGTCGGAAGAATTCGCCGCGACGAAACACAACCCAACACGCTCAACATGTGGATCGTGAGCGACAACCTTCGCAAAGGCGCCGCTACCAACGCTGTGCAGATTGCAGAGTATTTGTTAGAGAAAGGCATTCTACAAAAAGAAGCGGAGTTGAGCGCAGCGATTAGTTGA
- a CDS encoding oxidoreductase — protein sequence MAKVWFITGASSGFGAELAKAIIEKGDKLAATFRKEEQANEFSQQHGGKGIGVVLDVTQTEKVPAALQQTIEKFGRIDVLVNNAGYGTLGAIEEFSMEEIRAQMETNFFGAIAMTKAALPIMRQQGSGHIVQISSQAGFRAGAGFGLYNASKFALEGFSEALALEVAPFGIKVTIVEPGPFRTEFLAGSMKAAAQKIEAYQSSPVGNTYKYVNDMNGKQEGDPVKAAKAIVDYVYSENKALRLPLGKAPVQAIRMKLKQVEEDLNANEAIAVSTVFVD from the coding sequence TCAAGCGGCTTTGGCGCAGAACTGGCAAAAGCGATCATCGAAAAAGGCGACAAGCTTGCCGCCACTTTTCGCAAAGAAGAACAGGCAAATGAATTCTCGCAACAACACGGCGGTAAGGGCATTGGTGTTGTACTGGATGTGACGCAAACAGAAAAAGTTCCTGCCGCCTTGCAGCAGACAATTGAAAAATTTGGACGAATAGACGTATTGGTAAACAACGCCGGCTACGGAACGCTGGGCGCCATTGAAGAATTTTCGATGGAAGAGATAAGAGCACAGATGGAAACAAATTTCTTTGGTGCGATTGCAATGACGAAAGCCGCGCTGCCCATCATGCGTCAACAAGGATCGGGACACATTGTGCAGATTTCTTCACAGGCAGGCTTTAGAGCCGGTGCGGGTTTTGGGTTATACAACGCCAGCAAGTTTGCACTGGAAGGCTTCAGCGAAGCATTGGCACTGGAAGTTGCACCGTTTGGCATCAAAGTAACCATTGTTGAACCGGGCCCTTTTCGCACGGAGTTTTTAGCCGGTTCAATGAAAGCCGCCGCACAAAAAATTGAAGCCTATCAAAGCTCGCCGGTAGGCAACACTTACAAGTACGTGAACGACATGAACGGCAAGCAGGAAGGCGACCCTGTGAAGGCAGCAAAGGCCATTGTTGATTACGTGTACAGCGAGAACAAAGCGCTGCGGTTGCCGCTGGGCAAAGCGCCGGTGCAAGCCATTCGCATGAAGTTGAAGCAGGTAGAAGAAGACCTGAACGCGAATGAAGCCATTGCGGTGAGCACTGTGTTTGTTGATTAG